A single region of the Sus scrofa isolate TJ Tabasco breed Duroc chromosome 17, Sscrofa11.1, whole genome shotgun sequence genome encodes:
- the DNAJC5 gene encoding dnaJ homolog subfamily C member 5 isoform X2, producing the protein MADQRQRSLSTSGESLYHVLGLDKNATSDDIKKSYRKLALKYHPDKNPDNPEAADKFKEINNAHAILTDATKRNIYDKYGSLGLYVAEQFGEENVNTYFVLSSWWAKALFVFCGLLTCCYCCCCLCCCFNCCCGRCKPKAPDGEETEFYVSPEDLEAQLQSDERGGH; encoded by the exons ATGGCAGACCAGCGACAGCGCTCACTGTCCACCTCGGGGGAGTCGCTGTATCACGTGCTGGGGCTGGACAAGAATGCAACCTCGGATGACATCAAGAAGTCCTATCG GAAGCTGGCCTTGAAGTATCACCCTGACAAGAACCCCGATAACCCGGAGGCGGCAGACAAGTTCAAGGAGATCAACAACGCCCACGCCATCCTGACCGACGCCACCAAGAGGAACATTTACGACAAGTACGGCTCGCTGGGTCTCTACGTGGCCGAGCAGTTCGGGGAGGAGAACGTCAACACCTACTTCGTGCTGTCCAGCTGGTGGGCCAAG GCGCTCTTCGTCTTCTGCGGGCTCCTGacctgctgctactgctgctgctgcctgtgcTGCTGCTTCAACTGCTGCTGCGGCCGGTGCAAGCCCAAGGCCCCTGACGGCGAGGAGACCGAGTTCTACGTGTCCCCCGAGGACCTGGAGGCGCAGCTGCAGTCCGACGAGCGGG GAGGGCACTGA
- the DNAJC5 gene encoding dnaJ homolog subfamily C member 5 isoform X1: MADQRQRSLSTSGESLYHVLGLDKNATSDDIKKSYRKLALKYHPDKNPDNPEAADKFKEINNAHAILTDATKRNIYDKYGSLGLYVAEQFGEENVNTYFVLSSWWAKALFVFCGLLTCCYCCCCLCCCFNCCCGRCKPKAPDGEETEFYVSPEDLEAQLQSDEREAADAPIAVQPASATETTQLTADSHPSYHTDGFN, translated from the exons ATGGCAGACCAGCGACAGCGCTCACTGTCCACCTCGGGGGAGTCGCTGTATCACGTGCTGGGGCTGGACAAGAATGCAACCTCGGATGACATCAAGAAGTCCTATCG GAAGCTGGCCTTGAAGTATCACCCTGACAAGAACCCCGATAACCCGGAGGCGGCAGACAAGTTCAAGGAGATCAACAACGCCCACGCCATCCTGACCGACGCCACCAAGAGGAACATTTACGACAAGTACGGCTCGCTGGGTCTCTACGTGGCCGAGCAGTTCGGGGAGGAGAACGTCAACACCTACTTCGTGCTGTCCAGCTGGTGGGCCAAG GCGCTCTTCGTCTTCTGCGGGCTCCTGacctgctgctactgctgctgctgcctgtgcTGCTGCTTCAACTGCTGCTGCGGCCGGTGCAAGCCCAAGGCCCCTGACGGCGAGGAGACCGAGTTCTACGTGTCCCCCGAGGACCTGGAGGCGCAGCTGCAGTCCGACGAGCGGG AGGCCGCAGACGCTCCGATCGCCGTCCAGCCGGCCtcggccacggagaccacccagCTCACGGCCGACTCGCACCCCAGCTACCACACCGACGGGTTCAACTAA
- the LOC110257381 gene encoding uncharacterized protein LOC110257381, with translation MTAALKPMLMLPRGPGPRELSPGLDHPPPDPTRSVSSLGSGAEAFPRGLLSTLAGRLLAGDQGPRVPFARVVVCSLGSSVVSGGVQPRLCSARTALCLSWWGQACCGPHARWPAVARAGGPEGGWGQGCARLCLCVVTGSRAFGPYPASRCFRCEPSRFSGQSSGTAGQSLGALGGAGGVSTPLAGEPVRGGLVSIWRECARESPACPGSVRAPGGQLGGCGNGPDRIPLAASEL, from the coding sequence ATGACAGCAGCCCTCAAGCCGATGCTGATGCTGCCCCGAGGCCCAGGCCCCCGGGAGCTGAGCCCGGGTCTGGACCACCCCCCGCCTGACCCAACCCGAAGCGTGTCCTCTCTGGGGTCCGGGGCAGAAGCCTTTCCCAGGGGTCTACTGTCCACACTCGCAGGCCGCCTCCTGGCTGGAGACCAAGGTCCCCGGGTGCCCTTTGCCCGCGTGGTTGTCTGTTCTCTGGGGAGCAGTGTCGTGTCTGGAGGGGTGCAGCCGCGCCTGTGCTCGGCAAGGACAGCTCTCTGCCTGTCGTGGTGGGGACAGGCGTGCTGTGGGCCTCACGCTAGGTGGCCCGCcgtggccagggctgggggacccgagggtgggtggggacagggctgTGCACGTCTCTGTTTGTGCGTGGTGACTGGTTCCCGGGCCTTCGGGCCTTACCCTGCTTCCCGCTGCTTTCGCTGTGAGCCCTCCCGCTTCTCTGGTCAGTCGAGTGGGACCGCTGGGCAAAGCCTGGGCGCGctgggcggggcgggcggcgTGTCCACACCGCTGGCCGGGGAGCCCGTCCGGGGCGGCCTGGTCAGCATCTGGAGGGAGTGCGCCCGGGAGAGCCCtgcctgtcctggctcagtgcgTGCGCCCGGGGGGCAGCTTGGAGGCTGTGGCAACGGGCCTGATCGCATTCCTCTGGCGGCTTCTGAGCTGTGA